Part of the Sinomonas atrocyanea genome is shown below.
AGCGCCTCGCCCGTGCCCACCGGGTCGTCGGAGGGGCGGGTGATGCGGGTGCCGGAGGACGCGGTGGCCTGGGCCGCCGCGAGCCTCGCCTGCCGGGCGCCGAGGGCGCGCTGGGCCGCGAGGGTCATGGTCTGGTCGGTCACGCGGAGCATGGCTAGAGTCCTACCGTTCCGGTGTGGTTGATGAGGGTGTCGAGGGCCTGGTCGACCGCCGTCAGGACGCGGGCCGCAGCCTGGTACGCGTGCTGCGCCGCGAGGAGGTTCACGTTCTCCTCGTCGAGGCTGACCGAGGCGCTCGAGGCCTGGGCCTGCTTCGCGTTCGCCGCGGCGGTGTCCGTGAGGTCGCCCTCCTCCTGGGCGGCGCGGGACGCCGAGCCGGTGGCCGTGACGAACGCGGCCCAGCTCGCGTCCGGTGATCCCGGGGCGAGGCCGAGCTGGGCGATCGCGTCCGCGGTCGAGCCGTCGAGGGCACCCGCCCCGGCGGCGCCGGAGGCGATCCCCGCGGCGCCGCTCGGCACCACCGAGAGTCCCTGCGCGGCGGGCAGCGAGGTGGAGAGGGCGAAGAAGTTCCCGCCCGCGGCCCCGGTGGGGGTCTGCCCCGCGCTGTGGAGGGCGTTGACCGAGGAGGCCAGGGACGCCGCGACCGTGTTGTACTGGGCGGCTGCCTCAGCGATCGCCCCGCCGTTCCCGCCGTTCGCCGGGGCGAGGACGGAGAGCGCCCCGGCGATCGACCCGCCGTCGAGCCCCACCGTCTGCCCGGGCCTGTCCGCCCAGACGAGGGTGGGGGCGCCCGAGGCCACGTCCGTCATCGTGCTCGCCCCCGCGAGCTGCACCGCGCGGGCGGAGTCGCCGCTCACGAGCGCGTTGCCGCCGAGATACACCGTGGCGGTGCCGTCGGCCTCCTCGCGCACCGTGCCGCCGGCGAGGGAGGCAATGGTCTCGGTGAGCCTCGAGCGGGCGTCGATGAGCTCGTTCGCCGAGCCGCCCGCGCCCAGCGTCGAGCGGATGCTCTTGTTCAGGGCCGCGACCTGGGCGGCGGCGTCGTTGAGCGAGGCGACCATCGACTGGGCGTCCGAGCGGGTGGCGGTCCACTGCGCGTCGAGCGCGCCGTAGCCGGCGGAGAGCGTCGAGGCCACCTGGGTGCCGGCCTGGATCAGGGCGCTCGCCGGTGCCGGCGCGCCGGGCTGGTTGGCGACGTCCTGCCACGCCGACCAGAACGACTGGAGCCGCGCGGAGAGGCCGTCGGTGCCGGGCTCGTTCAGGGTCGTCTCGATCTGCTGGTAGGCGGACGAGCGCTGCGCCGTGTACCCGGCCGTGGCCGCGGTGGTGCGGGCCGAGGCGTCCAGCAGGGCATTGCCGAGGCGGGCGATCCGGTCCACCGAGACTCCTTGGCCCACCTGCGGCCCGGTCGCTGCAAGGCCCATCGCCGCGGGCGCCGCCACGGCGGACTGCTCGATGCGCTGGCGGGTGTAGCCGTCGGTGCCGGCGTTGGAGATGTTGTGGCCGGCGAGGTCCATGGCCTGCTGCGCGGCGGAGAGCCCGCGGTAGGCGGTGTTGAGGGCGCCGAAGGTGCTCACGGGGATCCTTTTCCGCTCAGAGTTCCTGGTCGAACAGGCGCGCGCTGCCCTGGGCAGCCGAGCGTCCGTGGGCGTCGTAGAGGGTTGCGGCGGAGGCCTCGGTCTCCGCGAGGGTCTCCTGCGTGGACCGTGCGGCGGCGCGGAGGAACTGGGCGTTCGCGTCGCGCAGCTGCCGGATCAGCGCCGCCTGGTCCGTCATCGCCTTGAGGTGGGCCGAGAGGATGTCCGCCCACGCGGCGTCCGGCGCGCTGGCGGCGAGGTCGCGGAGCGTCGCCTCCTCGGCCAGGCCCCAGTCGCGGGCGACGGCGGCGGCCGTCACCGCGCGCTCGAGCCCCACCGCCTGGAGGCGCTCGAGGACGTGCTCGACCTCGCGGGTCGCGTGCGAGAGCCACCGCGTCTTGCCCGCGGTCAGCAGCAGTTGCTCTTCCTCGAGCTTGAACGTCAGCAGGTCCAGCAGCTCGCGTTCACGCCAGAGCTGGGCCGACAGGTCGTGGATCGCCATTCCTTGGCCAACTCCTCATCCATGAGGCAACAGTGCCGGGTGCGTACGGCGCACGCGCGCCGTGTATCTGTACCTGTCGGCAGGGCGGCCGGAATCTTTAGGCGAACTCCCAGCTAACGCATTCGTGCAGGCCGCCGATAGGTGCGGTTGAGGGTCCACGGACGGACCCGGAGCAGTACACATCACCAGTCACGGAGGAACCCACGATGGCACTGACCGTCAACACCAACCTTTCGGCCATGCAGGCCTACCAGAACCTCAACAAGACCTCCATCGAGATGGCCAGCTCGATGGCCAAGCTCTCCAGCGGTCTCCGCATCAACACCGCCGCCGACGACGCCGCGGGCCTCTCGATCTCCGAGGGCCTCAAGTCCCAGGTCAACGGCTTCGGCATGGCCGCCCGCAACGCCCAGGACGGCATCAACGTCGTCCAGACCGCGGACGGCGCGCTCGGCGAGGTCCACTCGATCCTGCAGCGCATGCGCGACCTCGCGGTCCAGGCGGGCAACGACTCGAACAACACTGCGTCGCGCACGGCGATCAAGACCGAGGGCGATGCGCTCGGCCAGGAGCTCGACCGCATTACGAACTCCACCAACTTCAACGGCATCAAGCTTCTGGACGGCTCCGCGAGCGGCGCCACGGCACTGAGCTTCCAGATCGGCGCCGACGGCTCGGCGAACAGCCAGATCAAGGTGGACTTCGGCAACCTCACCACGAGCCTGACGGCAGGCGCCAACAGCTTCTCCGGCACCACCGGCGCGAGCGCCTTCCTCGTGGACACCGCGACGAACGCGGCCACCACGGTCACCAACCTGGACACGGCGATCGCCGCGGTCTCGGCGCAGCGCTCCAGCCTCGGCGCTTCCCAGAACCGGCTGAGCCACGCGATGAACATCGCCAACGTCTCGGCGCAGAACCTCGCCGCGGCCCAGTCGCACATCACGGACACCGACATGGCGTCCGAGATGGTCAACTACACGAAGGACTCGATCCTCTCGCAGGCCGGCACGGCGATGCTCGCCCAGGCCAACCAGTCCGGCCAGGGCGTCCTCAAGCTCCTCGGCTGATCAGTGCACTAGCGCCGGCGGCGCGGCCAGGCCCTCCACGGCCTGGCCGCCCTCGGCGTCCCACCCCTGACGCGGCGCGGCATCGTCCGGCACCGCGCCGGACCGAAGGAGCACCACCATGGGAGTCTCGGTCAACGGACTCGGCAGCGGACTGGACATCACGTCCATCATCACGTCGCTCATGAACGTCGAGGCCCTGCCCCA
Proteins encoded:
- the flgN gene encoding flagellar export chaperone FlgN — protein: MAIHDLSAQLWRERELLDLLTFKLEEEQLLLTAGKTRWLSHATREVEHVLERLQAVGLERAVTAAAVARDWGLAEEATLRDLAASAPDAAWADILSAHLKAMTDQAALIRQLRDANAQFLRAAARSTQETLAETEASAATLYDAHGRSAAQGSARLFDQEL
- the flgK gene encoding flagellar hook-associated protein FlgK; the protein is MSTFGALNTAYRGLSAAQQAMDLAGHNISNAGTDGYTRQRIEQSAVAAPAAMGLAATGPQVGQGVSVDRIARLGNALLDASARTTAATAGYTAQRSSAYQQIETTLNEPGTDGLSARLQSFWSAWQDVANQPGAPAPASALIQAGTQVASTLSAGYGALDAQWTATRSDAQSMVASLNDAAAQVAALNKSIRSTLGAGGSANELIDARSRLTETIASLAGGTVREEADGTATVYLGGNALVSGDSARAVQLAGASTMTDVASGAPTLVWADRPGQTVGLDGGSIAGALSVLAPANGGNGGAIAEAAAQYNTVAASLASSVNALHSAGQTPTGAAGGNFFALSTSLPAAQGLSVVPSGAAGIASGAAGAGALDGSTADAIAQLGLAPGSPDASWAAFVTATGSASRAAQEEGDLTDTAAANAKQAQASSASVSLDEENVNLLAAQHAYQAAARVLTAVDQALDTLINHTGTVGL
- a CDS encoding flagellin N-terminal helical domain-containing protein, which translates into the protein MALTVNTNLSAMQAYQNLNKTSIEMASSMAKLSSGLRINTAADDAAGLSISEGLKSQVNGFGMAARNAQDGINVVQTADGALGEVHSILQRMRDLAVQAGNDSNNTASRTAIKTEGDALGQELDRITNSTNFNGIKLLDGSASGATALSFQIGADGSANSQIKVDFGNLTTSLTAGANSFSGTTGASAFLVDTATNAATTVTNLDTAIAAVSAQRSSLGASQNRLSHAMNIANVSAQNLAAAQSHITDTDMASEMVNYTKDSILSQAGTAMLAQANQSGQGVLKLLG